The Osmerus eperlanus chromosome 20, fOsmEpe2.1, whole genome shotgun sequence DNA segment CAGTCGATTTTATCGGTGGGTTTGACTCCTATGGTTATCAGCCCCCACAAAAAACCTCCCATCTTCAACTGCAGCCTCTGTACACGTAGGTAACTTGAATATTCATTCGTATGATCATGAAAACAAGAAACTCCAAATTGTCTGCCTATTCAACTTAGTTACCAAGCTGTAATCCTCAGGATTATGACTGATTTATTGTGCTGACCGACTGTTTCACTCTCCCCGTCCCAGTGCCGGGTAGGTGTATGTGGCGCCCCCATGAGGCCAGACGCTGAAGGTACCACAGCGGATGGAGTcagttgccatggaaacactCACTGTCTGTGTCACAATTCAACGGAGCAATGGACTCACCTTCCAGAaagaaagctgtgtgtgtgtgtatcagagagaGTTTGTGAGATTGATGTCCCTATATAGAATGTATAGAGCTCAGGGGGGGAACTAGCTCCTCCaggggagtgagtgaggggggggtgggcgaagggggtgagggtggtcaGTGACAATGAGACACTTGTAAGGACATTTAGGAGGACACCCTTCACTAAAACAGCCAGCTCTTCACACTTCACACTATCACTATCGTCTGTGTGGGTTGGGTGGTGGCAGAGTAgattgaggggggagggagggggggggggtgttgagctCTACAGGACTAGTTGATGCTTGGTGGATTAAGCCCTGGACTCTTCTGTGAGGTGCCTCTGTGTTTTTGGGTCACATGGGCCACGGCTCTTCATGTTGTCGTTTTAGAATGTTATGATGTCATAATAGAGCAGTCGTACCAACGCCAAATTCCTAACCTGTCCCTTTCCCTAATCAAATCCTCACCAGTTTTTAAACCAACACCAGAAATTCAACTCAGTACAATACAGACGCTTCCTTGTACCCGTGCTGTAATCTATAGGCATATGGGTGGTCTAAGCAATAGAGAGGATGTCCTCTACCAGGAATTAGATTCCTCTTGTCCAGTTTCAATTCAGGGTGGGGGGAACTCCCCATCAAGGAATGCTAGCTAATAAAGACTATTAGGACACACATTAGTGGATGTGCTGGTCTTACGTCGCAGCAACATTCAGCTAGGTCTTGGAACAGTTGGCCcaggcatgtacagtaagtggtGGATTTGATTAGATCTACTTGGAATTTGGATGGGTTTGGAATCAGGCTTTAGTGTCAACATGGGGAAAGCAGTGGGGGTTCTTGTGCATGTAAATAACCAGCTGATGATTGTTTGTTGATTTGTGTTGAGCGAGACGGAAAGGGGAGGGCACACGTCTTGTGCTGTCACCTTGAATAAGCTCCAGAAATGTGCTCCTCTTtgcctgcttctctcctccttgtagcctttctttcctttctccgATGGAATGGCTGTTCTGTGCTGAATATGTTGGTGCGATGGATGAATGAGTCATTCCACCAACATATGGTGAGAAAGGTACCATTTGTTGCTAGGGGGGAGGAAGCGAGTATACAGAAGGTTGttaggaggagagaaaaggtgtTTCTGAGTTGTTTGAttgaaagaggaagacaggtGTGAGGTTAATCTCTCATTTGTTTGTAGTCAGAAAGTTTGgagaaataaaaacaaaaaaaaaaaaaaaagtcctcaGTTGTCATCTGTCAATGTCTGACCACTGTAATAAAATTACTACTGAGAGATGGCTGCGGGTCGATACCGCCTTCACTAAAATAGGCTTACATGTTGGTCACAACAAAATATAACTGTCATATGTTTACGAATAAGACTACTGTCTGAACACCGTTAACTCACAAAATATCCAAATGAGCAAAAACAAAGTCTAGTTTAATTGCTCTGGTAATAGTTGACTGTTCCATACTTTCACACCGGTCATTTACATTCCAGCGGCCTAACGGAGCATCCATCCACACACCAGGTGACTGTGGTGCAGCACGTTACCATGGCTGCTGGGCTTCACTCTTTACCCTACCCCGAACATTCTGCACCTACCGCACATCATTTATCATAGGAAAACCGTCAGGCCTGGCTATTAAATATAATAACGGCCTTCACTGGAATCGTGCCATATCTCTGGGTGTGCTTTGCCCATTGACAAATCTGTTATATCTATAACCGATCTTTATAATTGTGTATGTTTATTTCGACCCATATAGACACAACAAAGGGACCAAAGCGACCCTCCCCTCTCGGTTGGCGCAATGAACCGCACGATCTACTCATTTGTTCCCATCATGCAGCGCTCTCGCCTGCTCCCATCGAGCCGCCATGTTGTCGGAGTGAAAGCCTGGAAGTCGGAGAGAAACTGGGGCTGAAATCCGCGACCATCCACCCTCTCCGCCTGTAAGTATCACTAACCCACGGATACGGTTGTTCTTTGCACCTATTCACGTACACATCGCTTGGTATATTGTTGTGGTCGAGGTTAGAATGAAGTATCTATGGAGTATTTTAAGTATGTGCAGCCGCCTTCTCTCTCAGCTGCCTCTTCCTCCGTTGTGTCGGTCTTCCGTCCCAGACAACCTGGGCCTTTGTTAGAGTCCGCGTCATGGGGACCTGTAGAGCCGCAAGCACGGCAGATATGGTTCGAGTCTCCAATGCTCCACAATGGGTTGTCGTTGTCGGATCTTCCCTGCAGTGTAATGTCTGGGCAGTGTCTGCTCTGGGTCTGACTAGGCAGAGCTTGTTTTAGGGAGGCCGTTATTGTTAGCAGTAATGTTAGACATGGGTAATGAAACCGTATCAATTATATGGCAAGAATCAATATATCTGATTGTCAACACTACTTTGAATAAATGTCTTCGATATACAAATTTTATACAGCTTCATACGGATTTTCACGTGTTAATTGATTCGGTCCTCCTTTGTTTAGTGGGATGTTTTGATGTGCGCCGCCTGTCAATGTAACCTGCTAGGTGGCTAATGACAACTGTTCCTCCGTTTGTATTGTCACACCCTAAAAGCAAGTTTCTGGTAGATTGATCCCAGGAATTGAACAATGATTAACCTACATATGGACAAAAAAGCCTATTTCCGGGTGGTGAACATGTAACCGCCGGGGTGCGCTTTGCTGAGGGAACTGCCGCTGATGTTTTGGATTTCCGGGTGTTTCTCGTTAATGGTACCTAGCCATCTGTAATTCAAGGAAAGACAAGAATTGCCGTTGTTCTAGGATGTGGTGTGTAGCAAGTATACCACAATAGCTATTTCGTGGTGGTACGCCTGTCTGTGTCGCTTTTTCCTGTCTTGTTTTTTATTGATGCATCTCCATGGTGGTTAGCTATCTATCTAAGTTAGCTGAACAGCTAGCAACATCGACTGTTGCCCCTTTGAAGGGGGCGTGCGCGCTCCTGGTGTTTTCCAGCGTTTTGAGTTTTCCGCATGAATCGTAAACAGCGTGTGATTTTTACTACATTGATGTCTCTTATTTATGTACAAAATGTGCATGTTATCTTGTGCCAGGTCCATTCCACCAAAGGCCCACAAGAGTGCACAGCCCAGCCTTAATGTAACTTttagtcgccccccccccccacacacacacacaatatttctTTATGTACAACGAACTGTAATAATTAATGCTGCATTACCCCAGTTCTGGTCTATGCACTGTTGCTGAAGCTTGCTGTGTTGATGATCTGTGATATGTACAATGTCATGTTGCATATTAGGAATGAAAGTGCCAGTTGCTTTTAATTTAAGGGCAGAAGTTAGGTGGATACCAAGTATTTGACTCTGGAGATCCCCTCTCAATGGGGTCCTAAGGTTTCTAAGTGAAAATGAAATCTAGTCGAATCGCTTGGCTCAAGCTTTAAGGGAATATAGTACAGCACATTAACCGAAATATGTTCCAAGCAATTGAGTTGTGTGGGATGATTCACGATTCTCCAGTGCGCAGTTTTAAATTAAAGTGATAATTCACTCTCAATTTAGGTTTGTCAGATATTTTCATTCCCCATATGCAAATAGTCATCTCAGGACCATGTGAGTGCCGCATCTAAAATGGGAGAGTAATTACATCAAATTAGGTGGTGACATTATAGTATCCTGTTAAATGTTAAGCCACTATGCTTTTGCAACACACACTATGTACTTTGCCTTTGTCTTTGCCTTTGTCTTCCTTCATTAAGATCAAGACAGAGTATGATACTAGAGAATTGAtcactttttgtgtgtgtgtgtaaagtgtgtgtttattcacTCCTAGGCTGTGGTGgaatgagcagtgtgtgtgtgttgaagaggAAAGCAGTGCTCTGGCAGGATTCGTTCAGCCCCCACCTCAGAACTACATCGCCCAGCATGCCCGTGGTGCTGAGCAGCGGAGGACACGCCCCCCAGGTCGGGCAGACcccccaggccccgccccctagCCAGCAGGTAACACACCAGCCTATGGAGACGCTCATTCTTTCAGGTGTTGACTGATGCGGAGTAAAGCACTgaagcctgcgtgtgtgtggtgcgtctcAGGGTGTGGCGGGTGCGGGGCGTTCCCAGGACGATGCCATGGTGGATTACTTCTTCCAGAGGCAGCACGGAGAGCAGCCAGGGAAGCACCGCTGGCCCACTGGTGACAACATCCACGATAGCCAGGTGGGTGACGTGATGGtgggtgtcagatggctgagcggttaaggaatcgggctaccaatcagaaggttgctggttcgattcccggctgtgctttattacgttgtgtccctgggcaaggcacttcaccttacttgcctcgggggaatgtccttgacttactgtaagtcgctctggataagagcgtctgctaaatgtaatgtaatgatggCATGCAGATACGACACACTTGGCATTTTGTCTCTGGGGCCTTGGATGGGTGTTTTTGTGCTACACTGTCTTCTAAATGcaatatgaggtgtgtgtgtgttgctgactgGTGAGCGTCCCTCGCAGGTGCGCTCCATGGACGAGCTGAACCATGACTTCCAGGCTCTCGCGTTAGAGGGGCGTGCCATGGGAGAGGTGAGTAACACCACGGGTTcgctttttgtttagtttttttgaaAGCTTGcaagttttttttccccctacAAGATGGAAACATAATCTGACACCTtgtggtctccctccctctttttctctctctctctccccttccatctcatgctctctctgttgctctgtctctctctctcatgtcctctctctctctcatgttctctctctctctctctccccccccccccccccccatgtctctcTATAGCAGCTCCTGACGGGTAAGAAGTTCTGGGAGACTGATGACTCTGGGAAGGATGGACCAAAAGGCATATTCCTGGACCAGTGGAGGGACAGCGCATGGGGAGCCTCAGGTGGGTTTGGGCTGTAGCAGATCAACCCAAGATATCATGTGACGAACAACGTTGGCTGAACAACTTGGAGACTGTATATTCATATAGACTTCCTTCTACTTGACCAGATCATTCGGTGTCTCAGCCAATCATGGTCTCTCGTCGGCCAGGGCAAGGCTTCCATGGCGGTGGGGAGGTAGGGGTTGGCTCTGTGATGTCGCCCAGGTCAGAGAGCGGAGGTTTGGGGGTCAGCATGGTTGAatatgtcctctcctcctcacccgctGAAAAACTGGACTCCTGCCTTCGCAAAGGACCTTATGTGAGTTCATCATTCCTCTCCCCctaaaagggggttctttacTGAGATAAGGAGAGTTCTTAGGATTTAGACAAACAAATATTTAATCGATAGTTTTTACCCTTTACCTTCACATTTGTCAGTCACTCTTTGGCTGCCTCAGCCCTCACACTCAGTCCCTCTCACGCAGggtcagagggatggagaggtggaagaggagaagagggagaagccGAAAGCTGTGTTCGAAGGAGACAAACTGAAGGAGCTcggggagggggatggtgacGTCATCAGTGATGTCATCAACCCCAACGGGCTGCCCGCGCAGAACGGTCTGGATGTGGATGTCAAAGACTTTGGGTAGGCGAACACACaactcacacatgcactccTGCTGACAGGAAAAAAATTATCTCTAAATTtagcttccttctctccctccttctcctccctccctccctccctccctccctccctccctccatctgcagTCGTAACCAAGGCAACATGCCAGCCCCTGGGCCGGAGGGGGATCTGCTGGGGGGCCCGGGGGCTTTAGGTGGGGATGGAATGGCTCAaatggggggaggcgggggtcaGAAACCCCCCGACGACTTCTCTGGTGTGGAGCAGGGGGGCGTGTCCATGGACCAAATGGAGTCGGTGATGGAGCCTCTGCAGTTTGACTACAACTCCCAGATGCCCATGGACTCCGCCCCCACTGTCGGCCTGTTTGACTACACCAACCAGCAGCAGGTGTGTCCTGGACAACTGGTGATTACTTTGGAGAATTCTACTAATACGATAAGtatcacaaaaacaaacaagtgtgtgtgggggggccagAGGCGTGTTCCTTTGCACATTTCTAACATATCTGTGTAATATATaaacggggtgtgtgtgtgtgtgtgtgcgtgtgtgcacagctgttccagagaCCCAACGCCCTGGCAGTCCAGCAGCTGACAgcagcccagcagcagcagtatgCTCTGGCTGCCGCCCAGCAGTCTCacattggtgagtgtgtgtgtgtgtgtgtgatagttagAACTTGAGTTTGAAAGTATCACACAGTATTAACTGAATTAGCCTTGTCCTTCTGCACCCTTCCATGATTGGTCAGGTCTGGCCCCAGCGTTTGTCCCCAACCCTTACATCATCAGCGCCGCGCCGCCGGGGACTGACCCGTATGCTGCAGGCCTCGCTGCCGCGGCAACGctaggtgagacacacacgcacacaaaacaaTATGGAGCCACCGAGACAACTTCTGAAGCTCCCTGCCTCTTCTGACTGTGATGTGACTTcctcatggacacacacacacaccacacacatacacacacacacacacacacacacacacacacacacacacacacacacacacacacacacacactgactagtATTCTCTGCAGGCCCGGCGGTGATGCCCCCCCAGTACTATGGCGTGACCCCCTGGGGTGTGTACCCTGCTAACCTGTTCCAACAGCAGGCTGCTGCAGCCAACAACTCGGCCAATCAGCAGGCAGCGGGGCAGGCCCAGCAGAACCAACAGCAGGTCAGTGTTCTGTGGTAGTCCCGCCCCCTTGCTGTTGGCTGGTTTTCAGTTTTGCTCCCATTTTGGTTGCTAATGGCGGTTTGTGTCCCAGGTGATGCGTGGGGGAGGCAACCAGAGACCTTTGACCCCAAGTCAGGGGCAGCAGGGGCAGCAGAACGATCAGCTGGTCGCCGCGGCAGCGGTCAATTCTGCCCTTGCCTTTGGACAGGGGCTGGCTGCTGGGGTTCCCGGTAAGTTTCAGGATCAAacatgcagatgtgtgtgtacacacacacacacattgtgcttAAACCCTTTACCGTCTCCTGTTGTGTGCAGGCTACCCAGTTCTTGCGCCGGCGGCCTACTATGACCAGACGGGGGCGCTGGTGGTCAACACTGGGGCTCGTAGCGGCCCTGTCCGCCTGATGACCCCCGCCTCTGTCATCATATCGCCCTCTGCAGCACAGGCAGGTAATGTATACGCCCTGTCACGCCCCTGTGCACATGCTTACTAACACCTTTACTCACACGAGCCATCGTCTCGTTGGCCTGTGTTGTTTTAAACGTTTTCCCGTTTCCCCTTTCGCTGTCTTCCCTGTCCCTCTAGTTGCAGCTGCGGCGGCCTCAGCCAATGGGCCCAACGGCGGTCTTGGGGGCGGGGCCAACGGTCCCTTCCGTGGCATGACTTCCCAGCAGCCTCAGCAACAAGGGGGCGGGGCTCTCGGAGGAAGCTCCTTTTATGGTTCTTCctctctcagctcctcctcccagagctcctccctcttctctcaggGCTCCGCCCAGCCCGGCCCTGGCTCCGCCTCCTTAGGGTTTGGCCAGGcaggctcctcctctctgggacCGTCACTGGGAGCTACGCTGGGGGGGTTTGgcactgcaggtgtgtgtaagtTTGTGTGAAAGCGTCGCGTAGTTACTTACTGGCTTTTCGGTGGGTGAGTCTAATTGTAGTTGTAAGAGATGGACAGGGCAGTTCATTATCCATGTGCTTCCATGATTCTAAATGAtgttctctgtctccatctagtGGCCAACTCCAGCGGTGGCAGTGGCTCCAGACGTGACTCCCTGACTGGCAGCAGCGACCTGTACAAGCGCACgccctccagcctcactcccaTTGGCCACGGAGGCTTTTATAACGGAGCCCTGGGCTTCAGCTCCTCCCCTGGGCCGGTGGGAATGCCCCTGCCCAACCAgggcccctcccactccctcacccccccgcccTCACTATCCAATCACAGCTCTTCATCCAACCTCAACCTTGGTGAGTGCGTGTTTATACCATCAATCTGCTCTCCTAGCTGCTTCTGGCAGTGTTTGGCATTCTCAGGACATTCTTTGGCTTGCTTGTCGTAGACATCTGGTTGTAACACTGGACACTGGTGCCTTTGTTCTTTGTTCTGCAATATATCAAACACCTGTATTTCAAACATCTTTAACTAATTCTGGAACCTGAATAATATTCCTATAATTCTATTTTCCACTCAGTATGATGAACAAGAGTTCTCTTAACAGCCTCCACCGTCCCTGCTGTTCTATCTCTATATCGTCGCTCGTTATCCAATTAACAGCgacctcaccctcctctgtcCCGCCCCTCCCAGGAGGCCTGACCAATGGCAGTGGCCGTTTCATCTCCGCAGCGCCGGGGGCGGAGGCTAAGTACCGCAGCGccagctccggctcctccctcttctctcccagcAGCCAGCTCTTCCCGTCGTCACGGCTACGCTATGGGATGTCGGACGTGATGCCGTCGGGTCGGAGTCGGCTGCTGGAGGACTTCCGAAACAACCGCTACCCCAACCTGCAGCTGAGGGAGATCGCTGGGCACATCATGGAGTTCAGTCAGGACCAGCACGGCAGCAGGTAGAGGTTCACACACGACACACCTCAGCACAAGGTatacaaacacatttacatttaattacatttagtcatttagcagacgctcttatccagagcgtcttacagtaagtacagggacatccccccgaggcaagtagggtgaagtgccttgcccaaggacacaacgtcattttgaacgGCCGGGgttcaaaccggcaaccttctaattaatggtccgattccctaaccgctcagccatctgactcccaacaCAAAcaagtcaaatgtatttataaagcacatttaaaaacaacttaTGTTGACCAAGTGCAGTACAGTCAAACCATATAACCAACTAGACATATTTATAGGACATGACAAACATATACAAAAATTCCTACCCAATTGCAGActcaaatgcaaaaaaaaaagatagttCTTAAGGTGGGATTTAAAAACGTTGCTACTTGTAGAGGACCTGATATATAAAGGTAGGCTGTTCCACAACTGGAGCAGCCACAGAAAAGGCACAATATCCTTTAAACTTCAAACGTGACTGTGGAATGCACAGAAGCAGTTTGTTGGACGACCTACGTGTGTTTGAGGAAGAGTGCTGGTTAAGGAGGTCAAATcattcaaatcaaataaaagaaCCTTAAAATCAATCCTATATTTAacaggtagccagtggagagaggccAGTACAaacaacatgcatacacaccacAAAACCATTCAATTTCTGTGATGATATTGTGATGAAACGCAAACTTGATGCCAAGTACTAATAGATTagtatacagatacacacacacactctgatgctgttaacacatgcacacttccAGTGTTCCGGACAGGCACCAGCTGGGCCTAACCCTTAGATCAACACAGTGGGCTGAAAGAGGCCAGGGCACGGTTTGGGACTGGGCCACGGTTTCTGGGTCTGGCAGTGTTGAAACATGCCTTGGAGAGCCAGGGATGTTCTATAAATAAACCATGATGTCCATCTGCACATTCCACATCTTATCCCCTCGCTCTCTTCaacttgtctccccccccccgcctctgggcttcctctccttctcactcatcCCCCTCTTCAACGCTGTCTCCACCTCCTCGGTCCTCTTCTCACCTCACTTCTCTGCACATTTTCTCACTCGCTCCCCCTCTCAGTTTTAGCGGCATTCCTCCCTGCCAAGTTTATccagtggagaagagagagactccAGGACCAGTTCTGTTGGATGCATCCCTCACTAACcccgccaccaccacccctctccaccacccctctctcaaCTGTTTAACCTCTCTAcccccgccaccaccaccaccacctcccccacacacagtcttgcgctctccccccccccctctctccctccctctctccactcttaTGAATGTGTCCTGTTGCTCTGGTctggtagtgtgtgtctgtgtgctcacccctccctctcctccgccagGTTCATTCAGCTGAAACTGGAGCGTGCCAGTTCAGCAGAGCGCCAGCTGGTCTTCAGCGAAATCCTCCAGGCAGCCTACCAGCTCATGGTGGACGTGTTCGGAAACTACGTCATCCAGAAGTtctttgaggtgtgtgtgtgtgtgtgtgtgttagaaaagCCGGCAAGTGTCATCAAACCGTGTTTTGAGAAAAGGATGTCTGACCAGTGGGTGGATGTGCGTGGGTAATTAACATGTCCATGTTCTGCGTGTGTCTCCAGTTTGGCAGTCTGGACCAGAAGCTGGCCCTGGCTGAGAGGATCAGGGGTCACGTCCTGTCTCTGGCCCTGCAGATGTACGGCTGCAGGGTCATCCAGAAGGCCCTCGAGTTCATCCCCTCTGACCAGCAAGTCATAGTATGtacagtgtgtcagagagagggagagggggagagagagctcttcAGAGGAAGACCTGACAGGATGGTTCTTCATtccttttccccttctctccttagAGCGAGATGGTGCGAGAGTTGGATGGTCACGTGCTGAAGTGTGTGAAGGATCAGAACGGGAATCACGTGGTTCAGAAGTGCATCGAGTGTGTTCAGCCTCATGCCCTGCATTTCATCATAGACGCCTTTAAGGGACAGGTCAGGACATGCacttccaccacacacacacacacacacacaaactcttccATCACCGACACCTTGGAGGGACATTTGAGTTGCTATAGCAACCCAGACTGTAGCCCGTTGGCAGCCATCTTCTATCCTCTGGCTAAATGTCAGAATTAACataatgcgtgtgtgtttgtgagcatgtgtgtgtgtgtgtgggagagaattTGACAGTTTGAAGCTCAGTGAGTCTTTAAATAGTGAATGGATTTAGTGTTTATGGGAGCTGAGATCATGCAATATCCACGACTAAACCGCCATCCTGTCACTCTGGCTCTATCAAACATTGTTTGcgtgggaggaaagagaggattgTATTTGCTGTGGGGCGGTGAGGTGTGACTCAGAcaagtgtgtgtaggtaggaaGATTAGATGAACCTGTGTGTTTCGTTCCCAGGTGTTTGCCCTCTCAACCCACCCCTACGGCTGCAGAGTCATCCAGCGCATTCTAGAACACTGCCTTCCGGAACAGACCCTGCCTATACTAGAAgaactacaccaacacacagagcagctggtgcaggtaatacacacacacacacacacacttctctgcaACCCCCATACACTTCAAAGATAGTCCTTTCCACAAAGTGTTCAGCAATATCTAATAAATTATTGAAAGTGACAAGAATGTACATACTGCCTTGTTGAGTGAGTCCTGAGTGTACAgtgtgtaactctctctctgtgtgtggttgtgcgcaGGACCAGTATGGTAACTACGTGATCCAGCACGTATTGGAGCATGGAAGAGCCGAGGATAAGAGCAAGATAGTGGCTGAGATCAGAGGAAACGTGTTGGGACTCAGCCAACACAAGTTTgcaaggtaaaacacacacaccacacacgcacacacacactgttcccgcCCTCTCCTCACGCTCACGCccgctctctcacccccccgtgTGGCAGCAACGTGGTGGAGAAGTGTGTGACCCACGCGTCGCGGGCGGAGCGGGCCGTGCTGATAGACGAGGTGTGCAGCCTGACGGAGGGGCCTCACAGTGCCTTATACACCATGATGAAGGACCAGTATGCCAACTACGTGGTGCAGAAGATGATCGACGTGGCTGAGCCCAGCCAGCGCAAGATCGTCATGcacaaggttgtgtgtgtgtgtgtgtggctgctacAGTCAAGGTACCCTGTATGTAGCCTGTCTTGAGTTCTGAGGTAGATGGGATGAGTCACACAAGGTTGCTAGGAATTTGTAGCTGGGATTTCCGTATGGTCCCAAAGCGGCGTTCATGCTGTTGCTCTCGAGCCACCGTGATGAATAACTGTTGTTTTCTccgtcctgctctcctcctcgtcaGATCCGGCCTCACATCTCCACTCTGAGGAAGTACACGTACGGGAAACACATCCTGGCCAAGCTGGAGAAGTACTACATGAAGAACGGTGTGGACCTGGGCCCCCTCTGCGGCCCCCCCAACGGCATCATGTAACACTCCAGCCGTCCACCCCAAgccctacacctccacacagcaTCATGTCAAACAACCCTGTGTCCTAcaaacccctccctccattctgaATCATTACGTACCGGCCCCCTGCCTAGTCACTAGTTACCTAGCCTATAGCAGGCAtcatgtaaccccccccccccccacctccccaacacTTCTTCTCGCCTCGTTGGaagccttgttttttttttttttcggacCCCttctctgagggagggagggagggagggagggagggagggagggagggagggagggggggagggagggagggagggagggagggggaggtgagactactcccacccacccctcctttctgtttgtttatttttttgaatagactaaaaataataatttcactttttttttgctACTGCTTCACAAAGTCCTGATCCTTCACCAAGTAGCAACCACTATGAGATGGATCGAGTATTTAATTTGTCTGACGTCACAATCATAGACACGCCGTTGGCTAACCAGCAGAAAGATCATTTAGCATGGGAGATTCGTTTCTGGTCTTGCTTCTATAAATATAACGTGTATACTTGGTGTAGACctttgcatatatatatatataaatatatatataaaactttgtagtttttctgGTTTTTGATGTTGAATCTGTATCTATAATGTATCctagtagtgaccacatacttCTGACTGTATAATTGTACATTTGTAAACCCTTGTAATGTAAAAGTGCTTTACCACCCTTTTTGGTATGagaagaaaatgaaaaacttcaCAAAAAAAAATCTCTTAGAAACATTTCAGTGTATATTCTCACCTCCTTGGTTGTGACATATGAGTTGTTGTATATTGTAAATTGTAATATCAaatttttgttttg contains these protein-coding regions:
- the pum1 gene encoding pumilio homolog 1 isoform X3; the protein is MSSVCVLKRKAVLWQDSFSPHLRTTSPSMPVVLSSGGHAPQVGQTPQAPPPSQQGVAGAGRSQDDAMVDYFFQRQHGEQPGKHRWPTGDNIHDSQVRSMDELNHDFQALALEGRAMGEQLLTGKKFWETDDSGKDGPKGIFLDQWRDSAWGASDHSVSQPIMVSRRPGQGFHGGGEVGVGSVMSPRSESGGLGVSMVEYVLSSSPAEKLDSCLRKGPYGQRDGEVEEEKREKPKAVFEGDKLKELGEGDGDVISDVINPNGLPAQNGLDVDVKDFGRNQGNMPAPGPEGDLLGGPGALGGDGMAQMGGGGGQKPPDDFSGVEQGGVSMDQMESVMEPLQFDYNSQMPMDSAPTVGLFDYTNQQQVCPGQLLFQRPNALAVQQLTAAQQQQYALAAAQQSHIGLAPAFVPNPYIISAAPPGTDPYAAGLAAAATLGPAVMPPQYYGVTPWGVYPANLFQQQAAAANNSANQQAAGQAQQNQQQVMRGGGNQRPLTPSQGQQGQQNDQLVAAAAVNSALAFGQGLAAGVPGYPVLAPAAYYDQTGALVVNTGARSGPVRLMTPASVIISPSAAQAVAAAAASANGPNGGLGGGANGPFRGMTSQQPQQQGGGALGGSSFYGSSSLSSSSQSSSLFSQGSAQPGPGSASLGFGQAGSSSLGPSLGATLGGFGTAGVLANSSGGSGSRRDSLTGSSDLYKRTPSSLTPIGHGGFYNGALGFSSSPGPVGMPLPNQGPSHSLTPPPSLSNHSSSSNLNLGGLTNGSGRFISAAPGAEAKYRSASSGSSLFSPSSQLFPSSRLRYGMSDVMPSGRSRLLEDFRNNRYPNLQLREIAGHIMEFSQDQHGSRFIQLKLERASSAERQLVFSEILQAAYQLMVDVFGNYVIQKFFEFGSLDQKLALAERIRGHVLSLALQMYGCRVIQKALEFIPSDQQVISEMVRELDGHVLKCVKDQNGNHVVQKCIECVQPHALHFIIDAFKGQVFALSTHPYGCRVIQRILEHCLPEQTLPILEELHQHTEQLVQDQYGNYVIQHVLEHGRAEDKSKIVAEIRGNVLGLSQHKFASNVVEKCVTHASRAERAVLIDEVCSLTEGPHSALYTMMKDQYANYVVQKMIDVAEPSQRKIVMHKIRPHISTLRKYTYGKHILAKLEKYYMKNGVDLGPLCGPPNGIM
- the pum1 gene encoding pumilio homolog 1 isoform X4: MSSVCVLKRKAVLWQDSFSPHLRTTSPSMPVVLSSGGHAPQVGQTPQAPPPSQQGVAGAGRSQDDAMVDYFFQRQHGEQPGKHRWPTGDNIHDSQVRSMDELNHDFQALALEGRAMGEQLLTGKKFWETDDSGKDGPKGIFLDQWRDSAWGASDHSVSQPIMVSRRPGQGFHGGGEVGVGSVMSPRSESGGLGVSMVEYVLSSSPAEKLDSCLRKGPYGQRDGEVEEEKREKPKAVFEGDKLKELGEGDGDVISDVINPNGLPAQNGLDVDVKDFGRNQGNMPAPGPEGDLLGGPGALGGDGMAQMGGGGGQKPPDDFSGVEQGGVSMDQMESVMEPLQFDYNSQMPMDSAPTVGLFDYTNQQQLFQRPNALAVQQLTAAQQQQYALAAAQQSHIGLAPAFVPNPYIISAAPPGTDPYAAGLAAAATLVFSAGPAVMPPQYYGVTPWGVYPANLFQQQAAAANNSANQQAAGQAQQNQQQVMRGGGNQRPLTPSQGQQGQQNDQLVAAAAVNSALAFGQGLAAGVPGYPVLAPAAYYDQTGALVVNTGARSGPVRLMTPASVIISPSAAQAVAAAAASANGPNGGLGGGANGPFRGMTSQQPQQQGGGALGGSSFYGSSSLSSSSQSSSLFSQGSAQPGPGSASLGFGQAGSSSLGPSLGATLGGFGTAGVLANSSGGSGSRRDSLTGSSDLYKRTPSSLTPIGHGGFYNGALGFSSSPGPVGMPLPNQGPSHSLTPPPSLSNHSSSSNLNLGGLTNGSGRFISAAPGAEAKYRSASSGSSLFSPSSQLFPSSRLRYGMSDVMPSGRSRLLEDFRNNRYPNLQLREIAGHIMEFSQDQHGSRFIQLKLERASSAERQLVFSEILQAAYQLMVDVFGNYVIQKFFEFGSLDQKLALAERIRGHVLSLALQMYGCRVIQKALEFIPSDQQVISEMVRELDGHVLKCVKDQNGNHVVQKCIECVQPHALHFIIDAFKGQVFALSTHPYGCRVIQRILEHCLPEQTLPILEELHQHTEQLVQDQYGNYVIQHVLEHGRAEDKSKIVAEIRGNVLGLSQHKFASNVVEKCVTHASRAERAVLIDEVCSLTEGPHSALYTMMKDQYANYVVQKMIDVAEPSQRKIVMHKIRPHISTLRKYTYGKHILAKLEKYYMKNGVDLGPLCGPPNGIM